A single window of Candidatus Methylomirabilota bacterium DNA harbors:
- a CDS encoding AAA family ATPase, with protein sequence MYLSFYGLLEAPFGPTPDPRFLFQSARHREALAQLIYGVRERKGFLVLTGEIGTGKTTLLRTLLEKLDVTTPVAYVHNSALPMEGLLEYILHDWGVKPLGTSHIQRLIELNEFLIEQHRQSRSPVLMIDEAQNLSLESLEAIRLLSNFETTRQKLIQILLVGQPELGDKLNTAELRQLKQRIGLRYHIGALSPEETRLYIRHRLRVAGGSDTDIFTDAAVQSIGDYSGGVPRVINMVCDHCLLSGYADSKRRIDRAAVDAAVEYLEEGERSTWRRSRQARLTPSRGAVWAARSGVAVLVVALLAMLVVAVNAVGGLP encoded by the coding sequence ATGTACCTGAGCTTCTACGGCCTCCTGGAGGCGCCGTTCGGTCCCACGCCGGACCCGCGCTTCCTCTTCCAGTCGGCTCGGCATCGGGAAGCGCTGGCCCAGCTCATCTACGGTGTGCGTGAACGCAAGGGCTTTCTCGTGCTCACCGGCGAGATCGGCACGGGCAAGACAACCCTGCTCCGGACCCTGCTGGAGAAGCTCGATGTCACCACGCCCGTGGCCTACGTCCACAACTCGGCGCTGCCCATGGAGGGCCTGCTCGAGTACATTCTTCATGATTGGGGCGTAAAGCCCCTCGGAACAAGCCACATCCAGCGTCTTATCGAGCTGAATGAGTTCCTGATCGAGCAGCATCGGCAGAGTCGGAGCCCGGTGCTCATGATCGACGAGGCCCAGAATCTCTCGCTCGAAAGCCTGGAGGCGATCCGGCTGCTCTCCAACTTCGAGACGACCCGCCAGAAGCTCATCCAGATTCTCCTGGTGGGGCAACCGGAGCTTGGGGACAAGCTGAACACGGCCGAGCTCCGCCAGCTCAAGCAGCGCATCGGGCTCAGGTACCACATCGGCGCGCTGAGCCCCGAAGAGACGCGGCTGTACATCCGGCACCGATTGCGGGTGGCCGGCGGCTCCGATACGGACATCTTCACCGACGCTGCCGTACAGAGCATCGGCGACTACAGCGGCGGCGTGCCCCGCGTCATCAACATGGTTTGTGACCATTGTCTGCTCAGCGGCTACGCCGACAGCAAACGTCGCATCGACCGGGCCGCGGTCGATGCGGCCGTGGAGTACCTGGAGGAGGGCGAACGTTCCACATGGCGCCGCAGTCGCCAGGCACGCCTGACCCCCAGCCGCGGCGCCGTGTGGGCGGCCCGCAGCGGCGTGGCCGTTCTGGTTGTGGCCTTGCTGGCGATGCTGGTGGTCGCTGTCAACGCCGTGGGCGGGCTGCCCTGA
- a CDS encoding sigma-54 dependent transcriptional regulator codes for MNEQHALVVENDLDQRRRVVAQLKQWGYSPIAVTSAEEALEMVPHRRVALSLVAIRLPGMSGIEFLRRAQGLVESGPVIMIVDHDHSPQIVEAIQAGADKFLRRPYTAEDLGQAIKSTAGCATPSGLAISSASSAAEARLERELALLVSPPMREIQAVIEQAARADVTVLIHGETGVGKELVARAIHARSLRRRAPFVKVNCAAVPRELLESELFGHERGAFTGAHQRKPGRFEMADGGTMFLDEIGELHPALQAKLLHVLQDGEFSRVGGRNNIRVDVRVICATNRELVREVAAGRFREDLFYRLNVISILVPPLRERREEIPGLVQYFARRYARQFNFPEPELSPDSMEAFVRYSWPGNIRELENFLKRMIVLQDATLPRTLTAVPVRAGAESSGETFTMTNELSLKEVSRRAVLEAERQVIRRALEQCRWNRVKTAQMLKISYRALLYKMKDMGLKQDSAAS; via the coding sequence ATGAACGAGCAGCACGCCCTCGTCGTGGAAAACGATCTCGACCAACGTCGCCGTGTGGTCGCTCAGCTCAAGCAGTGGGGCTACTCGCCCATCGCCGTGACCTCGGCCGAGGAGGCGCTGGAGATGGTGCCACACCGACGCGTTGCCCTGTCGCTGGTCGCCATCCGGCTCCCCGGCATGTCGGGCATCGAGTTTCTCCGCCGAGCCCAGGGGCTGGTGGAGTCGGGACCGGTGATCATGATCGTCGATCACGATCACAGCCCGCAAATCGTCGAGGCGATCCAGGCGGGAGCCGACAAGTTCCTGCGCCGTCCCTACACCGCCGAAGACCTGGGGCAGGCCATCAAGTCGACAGCGGGGTGCGCGACCCCGTCGGGACTCGCCATCTCCTCGGCATCGTCAGCAGCGGAGGCCCGCCTGGAGCGCGAGCTGGCGCTGCTGGTCAGCCCGCCGATGCGCGAGATCCAGGCGGTCATCGAGCAGGCCGCCCGGGCCGATGTCACCGTGCTCATCCACGGCGAGACCGGCGTGGGCAAGGAGCTCGTGGCTCGAGCAATCCACGCGCGCTCGCTCCGGCGCCGGGCGCCGTTCGTGAAGGTTAACTGCGCGGCGGTGCCCAGGGAGCTGCTGGAGTCCGAGCTGTTCGGGCACGAGCGGGGAGCCTTCACCGGGGCCCACCAGCGCAAGCCGGGGCGTTTCGAGATGGCCGACGGCGGCACCATGTTCCTGGACGAGATCGGCGAGCTGCACCCCGCTCTACAGGCCAAGCTGCTGCACGTGCTCCAGGACGGCGAGTTCTCGCGGGTAGGTGGCCGGAACAACATCAGGGTCGACGTCCGCGTGATCTGCGCCACCAACCGGGAGCTGGTGCGCGAAGTGGCGGCCGGACGCTTCCGGGAGGACCTGTTCTATCGCCTCAACGTCATCAGCATCCTGGTCCCCCCGCTCCGCGAGCGGCGCGAGGAGATTCCCGGGCTCGTGCAGTACTTCGCCCGTCGCTACGCGCGGCAGTTCAACTTCCCCGAGCCCGAGCTGTCGCCGGACTCCATGGAGGCCTTCGTCCGCTACAGCTGGCCGGGCAACATCCGCGAGCTCGAGAACTTCCTCAAGCGGATGATCGTGCTGCAAGACGCCACCCTGCCCCGCACGCTGACCGCCGTCCCGGTACGAGCCGGCGCCGAGAGCAGCGGCGAAACCTTCACGATGACCAACGAGCTCTCGCTCAAGGAGGTCTCCCGACGCGCGGTGCTGGAGGCCGAGCGCCAGGTGATCCGGCGGGCCCTCGAGCAGTGCCGCTGGAACCGCGTCAAAACAGCCCAGATGCTCAAGATCAGCTACCGGGCGCTGCTGTACAAGATGAAGGACATGGGCCTGAAGCAGGATTCGGCGGCAAGCTGA
- a CDS encoding response regulator yields MDDEPQVAEVLARSLAREGHRAEVAHSGEEALKLLGTAEPDALFLDVSMPGMNGLHVLAEVRRRRPTLPVVVITGNATPEQVDEVKRLGAIDVIAKPAPLTHYQTALSRLGRPS; encoded by the coding sequence GTGGATGACGAACCACAGGTCGCCGAGGTCCTCGCCAGGTCCCTGGCCCGGGAAGGCCATCGGGCGGAGGTCGCGCACTCCGGCGAGGAGGCTCTCAAGCTCCTCGGCACCGCCGAACCCGATGCCCTGTTCCTCGACGTCTCGATGCCGGGCATGAACGGTCTGCACGTCCTGGCCGAGGTGAGACGGCGTCGTCCGACGCTACCGGTGGTCGTCATCACCGGCAACGCCACGCCGGAGCAGGTGGACGAGGTCAAGCGCCTGGGCGCCATCGACGTGATCGCGAAGCCCGCGCCGCTGACCCACTACCAGACGGCCCTGAGCCGTCTGGGTCGCCCGTCCTGA
- a CDS encoding CBS domain-containing protein, whose amino-acid sequence MRTLKLAQRRTTDLFPAKFGIPARFGRPARSPRTSSMAMPLALGLIASTLWLVLRRFGRRSGRTVKDVMIGNVISVDSSATLAEAAQLMRDGNVGVLPVVEGGRLRGLLTDRDIVVRAVARGLDARSTRVAECATPDIVSAKPEWSADEAGRAMARHQIGRLPVVDEDGHLVGIVTLSSLALRSHDAERALHAAEQVSRRSARHA is encoded by the coding sequence ATGAGAACCCTCAAACTCGCCCAGCGACGCACGACCGATCTCTTTCCTGCGAAGTTCGGCATTCCCGCGAGATTCGGCCGGCCGGCCCGGTCACCCCGGACCTCCTCGATGGCGATGCCGCTGGCCCTCGGGCTCATCGCGTCGACGTTGTGGCTGGTGCTCCGGCGTTTCGGCCGCCGTAGCGGGCGCACCGTGAAGGACGTGATGATCGGCAACGTCATCAGCGTCGATTCTTCGGCGACCCTGGCCGAGGCGGCTCAGCTCATGCGTGACGGCAACGTCGGGGTCCTGCCGGTCGTGGAAGGCGGGCGGCTACGCGGGCTCCTGACGGACCGGGACATCGTCGTCCGGGCCGTCGCCCGGGGGCTGGATGCCCGCTCCACACGGGTTGCCGAGTGTGCGACGCCCGACATCGTGAGCGCGAAGCCCGAATGGTCGGCCGACGAGGCTGGCCGCGCGATGGCCCGTCACCAGATCGGCCGCCTGCCCGTGGTCGACGAGGACGGCCACCTGGTGGGCATCGTCACGCTCAGCTCGCTGGCGTTGCGCTCGCACGACGCCGAGCGAGCGCTCCACGCGGCCGAGCAAGTGTCCCGACGGTCGGCCCGGCACGCCTGA
- the fdhE gene encoding formate dehydrogenase accessory protein FdhE, translated as MTRSSAAGVETCSRCRGYLKVMTRLQATPPAELALDDLTSVELDVAALDQGYARPRSTGYALAVNLVEAPRTLGAILGWRRCDTTADAIGLAIKRELLEAAVREDPDADAFEGWLLDRCLAAARTRSTGGVRAMALEILHEWRLAGSLATFDQWLARGAPSDDRG; from the coding sequence ATCACACGCAGCTCGGCGGCCGGGGTCGAGACCTGCAGCCGTTGCCGCGGGTATCTCAAGGTCATGACGCGCCTGCAAGCCACGCCGCCCGCGGAGCTGGCTCTGGACGACCTGACCAGCGTCGAGCTCGATGTGGCCGCGCTCGATCAGGGCTACGCGCGGCCCCGGAGCACGGGGTACGCCCTCGCCGTCAACCTCGTGGAGGCGCCGCGGACTCTCGGCGCCATCCTGGGCTGGCGGCGGTGCGACACGACGGCCGACGCCATCGGCCTCGCCATCAAACGGGAGCTCCTGGAGGCGGCCGTGCGTGAGGATCCGGACGCCGACGCCTTCGAAGGATGGCTGCTCGACCGATGCCTCGCCGCCGCACGGACCAGGTCGACGGGCGGCGTGCGGGCCATGGCTCTGGAGATCCTCCACGAGTGGCGGCTGGCCGGGTCCCTGGCGACCTTCGATCAGTGGCTGGCCCGCGGCGCGCCCTCCGACGACCGCGGCTGA
- a CDS encoding DUF72 domain-containing protein, with protein MYAHWRRRFYPRELPSREWLAYYAQYFATVELNAPFYRLPTAATFRRWREQAPSGFVFAVKASRYLTHLKQLKDPGAPLTLFLRRARHLGPALGPVLFQLPGRFHLNLERLEGLLAALGRQRLVHPLRAVVEVRHPSWLVPPVFERLRRAGVALCLSDWREAPVTDVLTADFVYVRRHGPSKRYGSRYTDAALESDAADIRCWLKGGRDVYIYFNNDARADAVANARTLLGLVQPPGGICKSGTGPREG; from the coding sequence GTGTACGCGCACTGGCGGCGGCGCTTCTACCCGCGGGAGCTTCCCTCTCGAGAATGGCTCGCTTACTATGCCCAATACTTCGCCACCGTCGAGCTCAACGCTCCCTTCTACCGGCTGCCGACCGCGGCGACGTTCCGGCGCTGGCGCGAGCAGGCGCCGTCCGGCTTCGTCTTCGCGGTGAAGGCCAGCCGGTATCTGACCCATCTCAAGCAGCTCAAGGACCCGGGAGCGCCCCTGACCCTGTTTCTGCGACGCGCCCGGCACCTGGGTCCCGCGCTCGGGCCGGTGCTCTTCCAGCTCCCCGGACGGTTTCACCTGAATCTCGAGCGTCTCGAGGGCTTGCTGGCCGCGCTGGGCCGGCAGCGCCTGGTACATCCGCTGAGGGCGGTCGTCGAGGTCCGGCACCCCTCCTGGCTCGTTCCTCCCGTCTTCGAGCGGCTGCGACGGGCCGGAGTCGCCCTGTGTCTGAGCGACTGGCGCGAGGCGCCGGTCACCGACGTGCTGACCGCCGACTTCGTCTACGTCCGGCGTCACGGGCCCTCCAAGCGCTACGGCAGCCGCTACACGGATGCCGCCCTCGAGTCAGACGCCGCCGATATCCGTTGCTGGCTGAAGGGTGGCCGGGATGTCTACATTTACTTCAACAACGACGCCCGCGCCGACGCGGTCGCCAATGCCCGCACGCTCCTGGGACTCGTCCAACCCCCGGGCGGGATTTGTAAATCGGGGACTGGGCCACGTGAGGGTTGA